One part of the Sus scrofa isolate TJ Tabasco breed Duroc chromosome 8, Sscrofa11.1, whole genome shotgun sequence genome encodes these proteins:
- the LCORL gene encoding ligand-dependent nuclear receptor corepressor-like protein isoform X6: MSLNNVADFTTEYNSLRNIREYKIDSGERISAISSLTTESEILGSGFEYVRPIKNKSVIPQPSKNIVRPNQKPLAIRKPGRPAKVKISGISVTVNRISPQEREVSISSCLPPLEQENTLEKNLPEEKYDHQHSVDTRHTEADEFKNGSKSMVATIPLRHSIRDRKPSLHFLHSLASSNSLIYRNALLHKSCKLHLQKGKSQKDKHKQSRIKIASQGNLGARNSRNAKKRLEDKLIPISEVSLDPIISSDPLLRWWAASTPNDSLLEELNNRFEQITNAWVHVSGDEAENCVHKKREQIENNNFKIASPLETCLLELEVSPVKMLFQKKYDLNELCTWFMQTTETQSLSLVRKANARNPLEVINTRGIKLGTKYSDFNTSPFRKHFKKFALSSPSKSAGKLHILHKMVSSPLLNVKSNLTLTRLKRTEFKRLQHERWRREGKLHSHGTGDWMSKRRNLRFFCQNQFLNKTKGEANADIPLQGKNTVDNQFILPPEIRDDFLQQKVAISDFKTHASVETKFKSEAKENGKNCSQKDFEKGPRLGNVCPNNWRSKTLKDCRIFLRKINYLEHRNTFKLNTIIYSPEPVDSESNPQTHIEESKRFTLRSHSPRQNSFKKQSKEIENAKANSPSSDKFPGQLDNSKLNKCVNYDKNPPDNSEVLSKLNKRKRPPWKTTELSTKRHKRQSCNSGQMANYYSKSQLASRPALSL, encoded by the exons ATGTCTTTAAACAATGTTGCTGATTTTACCACAGAATATAATAGTCTCAGAAATATTAGAGAATATAAAATCGACTCGGGTGAAAGAATAAGTGCTATTTCAAGTTTGACTACTGAAAGTGAGATCTTGGGGTCTGGCTTTGAATATGTTAGACCTATCAAGAACAAGTCTGTGATACCTCAACCTTCCAAGAACATTGTTCGACCAAATCAGAAGCCTTTGGCAATTCGGAAACCTGGTAGACCTGCAAAAGTGAAAATCTCTGGCATATCTGTGACTGTTAATAGAATTTCACCTCAGGAGAGAGAAGTAAGTATTAGCAGCTGCTTACCTCCTTTAGAACAAGagaatacattagaaaaaaatctgccaGAAGAAAAATATGATCACCAACACTCCGTGGATACAAGGCACACTGAAGCTGACGAATTTAAGAATGGATCAAAAAGTATGGTTGCTACTATACCTTTGAGACATTCTATTAGGGATAGAAAACCATCTCTGCATTTCCTACATTCATTAGCATCTTCTAATTCACTTATTTATAGAAATGCTCTGCTCCATAAATCATGTAAACTCCATTTGCAGAAAGGTAAAAGTCAGAAGGACAAACATAAGCAGTCAAGGATTAAAATAGCTTCCCAAGGTAACCTAGGAGCTAGAAACTCAAGGAATGCAAAAAAACGTTTGGAAGATAAATTAATACCCATTTCCGAAGTATCCTTGGACCCTATAATCTCATCAGATCCTTTGCTCAGGTGGTGGGCTGCTTCTACTCCAAATGATTCCTTATTAGAGGAATTAAACAATAGATttgaacaaataacaaatgcttgggTGCATGTAAGTGGAGATGAGGCTGAGAATTGTGttcataaaaaaagagaacagattgAAAATAATAACTTCAAAATAGCAAGCCCTTTGGAAACCTGTCTTTTAGAACTTGAAGTTTCACCTGTAAAAATGCTTTTTCAGAAAAAGTATGATTTGAATGAACTCTGTACCTGGTTTATGCAAACAACAGAAACACAGTCTCTTTCACTAGTTAGAAAAGCAAATGCTCGAAACCCTTTGGAAGTAATAAACACCAGAGGAATTAAATTAGGGAccaaatattctgattttaataCCAGTCCCTTCAGAAAGCACTTTAAAAAGTTTGCACTATCTTCTCCTTCAAAATCAGCAGGGAAGTTGCATATACTGCATAAAATGGTTAGCTCTCCACTCTTAAATGTGAAAAGTAATTTAACACTAACTAGATTAAAAAGAACTGAGTTTAAAAGGTTGCAGCATGAAAGgtggagaagagagggaaagctGCACAGCCATGGAACAGGTGATTGGATGTCTAAAAGGAGGAACTTAAGGTTTTTTTGCCAGaaccaatttttaaataagactAAGGGGGAAGCAAATGCTGACATCCCACTCCAAGGAAAAAACACAGTAGATAATCAGTTTATTTTGCCACCTGAGATCAGGGATGACTTTTTGCAACAGAAGGTGGCAATCTCTGACTTCAAAACGCATGCTAGTGTAGAGACTaaatttaagtcagaagcaaaggaGAATGGAAAAAATTGCAGccaaaaagattttgaaaagggACCAAGACTAGGAAATGTATGTCCAAATAATTGGAGGTCGAAAACCTTAAAAGATTGTAGAATATTTTTGAGGAAGATCAACTATCTTGAACACAGAAATACTTTTAAGCTAAATACAATTATTTACTCTCCTGAACCTGTTGACAGTGAAAGTAATCCTCAGACTCACATAGAAGAGTCAAAGCGCTTTACCTTAAGATCCCATTCTCCTAggcaaaattcttttaaaaagcagtctaaagaaatagaaaatgctaAAGCCAATAGTCCTTCAAGTGATAAATTTCCCGGCCAACTTGACaatagtaaattaaataaatgtgttaacTATGACAAGAATCCTCCTGATAATTCTGAAGTTCTTAGCAaattgaacaaaagaaaaagaccaccGTGGAAGACCACAGAATTGTCAACAAAAAGACATAAACGACAATCTTGCAACAGTGGACAAATGGCAAACTATTATTCAAAATCCCAACTAG CCTCCAGACCTGCTTTGTCTCTCTGA